The Thermanaerovibrio acidaminovorans DSM 6589 genome contains a region encoding:
- the sdaAB gene encoding L-serine ammonia-lyase, iron-sulfur-dependent subunit beta, whose protein sequence is MALEEIVGPVMVGPSSSHTAGAVRLGNLARLCWGGEVTDVDIYLRCSFAATFWGHGTDRALLAGLMGFSPSDEALKDSFRIAAERGVRYRFHGEKVDGAHPNSVRFVIREGERTMEVVGASLGGGAVELQEVDGFVLRATGELPTMVTFHRDEPGVIAAVTAILAEAGINVGSMNVHRQGRGKGAAMVLELDGLPPEQVVERIKGCHSAIRRLMLIPAGGEEVR, encoded by the coding sequence ATGGCTTTGGAGGAGATAGTGGGTCCCGTGATGGTGGGGCCCTCATCCAGCCACACCGCCGGGGCGGTGAGGCTGGGCAACCTGGCGAGGCTTTGTTGGGGAGGCGAGGTGACCGACGTGGACATATACCTTCGGTGCAGCTTCGCCGCCACGTTCTGGGGACACGGGACCGACAGGGCCCTTTTGGCGGGGCTCATGGGCTTCTCCCCCAGCGATGAGGCGCTGAAGGACTCGTTCCGGATCGCCGCCGAGCGGGGGGTCCGCTACCGGTTCCACGGGGAGAAGGTGGATGGGGCCCATCCAAACTCGGTCCGGTTCGTCATCCGGGAGGGGGAGAGGACCATGGAGGTGGTGGGTGCCTCCCTTGGCGGGGGGGCGGTGGAGCTCCAGGAGGTGGACGGCTTCGTCCTCAGAGCCACTGGTGAGCTGCCCACCATGGTGACCTTTCACCGGGATGAGCCGGGGGTCATAGCAGCGGTCACCGCCATCCTGGCGGAGGCGGGCATCAACGTGGGGTCCATGAACGTCCACCGGCAGGGGCGTGGCAAGGGGGCCGCCATGGTGCTTGAGCTGGACGGCCTGCCCCCGGAGCAGGTGGTGGAGAGGATAAAGGGCTGCCACAGTGCGATAAGGCGCCTGATGTTGATACCCGCCGGCGGGGAGGAAGTGCGATGA
- the gyrA gene encoding DNA gyrase subunit A, with product MEKGNGSSDLFQKVIPLPLEEEIKHSYIDYAMSVIVGRALPDARDGLKPVQRRILYAMRELGLRHSQPFKKSARVVGETMGKYHPHGDAAIYETMVRMSQDFSMRYPLVDGQGNFGSIDGDPPAAMRYTEARLHSLGEEMLADIDEDTVDWLPNFDESLEEPAVLPSRIPNLLVNGSTGIAVGMATNMPPHNLREVVDACCTLLDNPDVEVGELMTHVPGPDFPTGGVIMGRDGIIDAYTTGRGKIVVRGCAEIEDAKRGKKAIVITQIPYMVNKSNLIETIVKGVQAGQLDGITDVRDESNREGIRLVLELHRDSDPHLVLRQLYSRTQLQTTFGVINLALVDGRPVELNLKGLLQIFIDHRRMVVRRRTQYRLRKAEERAHILEGLVKALDMIDMVIALIRSSEDPLVAKGRLVEELGFTEAQAQAILDMRLQRLTSLEKHKLQEELAELMAQIARYRLILGDPAELDSVVREELLEVKRAYGDERRTVIEDSVDDVSYEDLIPETEVVVAMTRDGFIRRMPLQDYRCQARGGKGVKGAAVKGEDEVSLVAVTTTHRSLYLFTDRGRVFSLKCLAIPEPKSGRGKHVSTFISLDEGESVVTFRDSALEGARFVFLVTKMGLAKRLPVGELEGITRAGRRILGLEEDDTIARVRFTGGEDQLLLTTAKGQTLRVSETEFRPQGRAAKGVRGIKLDPDDLVVGCDVIMPGRQVLFISQLGMGKRTRYEEFTVHHRGGMGVRAMRLGERTGHLVGAWGVADDDEIMVITSRGRVVRFSARDVSSLSRSAMGLTLVRLDEGDQVADVTVIRCSMEEGE from the coding sequence ATGGAAAAGGGTAACGGTAGCTCCGATCTCTTCCAGAAGGTGATCCCCCTTCCCCTGGAGGAGGAGATAAAGCACAGCTACATCGACTACGCCATGAGCGTCATCGTGGGCCGGGCCCTTCCGGACGCCCGGGATGGTCTGAAGCCGGTCCAGCGGCGGATCCTCTACGCCATGAGGGAGCTGGGGCTTAGGCACAGCCAGCCCTTCAAGAAGTCCGCCCGGGTGGTGGGGGAGACCATGGGTAAGTACCACCCCCACGGGGACGCGGCCATATACGAGACCATGGTCCGCATGAGCCAGGACTTCAGCATGCGGTACCCCCTGGTGGACGGGCAGGGCAACTTCGGCTCCATCGATGGGGATCCCCCTGCGGCCATGAGGTACACCGAGGCCCGGCTCCACTCCCTGGGGGAGGAGATGTTGGCGGACATAGACGAGGACACGGTGGACTGGCTCCCCAACTTCGACGAGTCCCTGGAGGAGCCCGCGGTGCTGCCCAGCCGGATACCGAACCTGCTGGTGAACGGTAGCACCGGCATAGCGGTTGGCATGGCCACCAACATGCCCCCCCACAACCTCCGGGAGGTGGTGGACGCCTGTTGCACCCTGCTGGACAACCCGGACGTGGAGGTGGGGGAGCTGATGACCCACGTGCCCGGCCCCGACTTCCCCACCGGGGGGGTCATCATGGGCCGGGACGGGATAATCGACGCCTACACCACCGGCCGGGGCAAGATAGTGGTCCGGGGATGCGCGGAGATCGAGGACGCCAAGAGGGGCAAGAAGGCCATCGTGATAACCCAGATCCCCTACATGGTCAACAAGTCCAACCTGATCGAGACCATAGTTAAGGGGGTCCAGGCGGGGCAGCTGGACGGAATAACCGACGTCAGGGACGAGTCCAACCGGGAGGGGATCCGGCTGGTGCTGGAGCTCCACCGGGACAGCGACCCCCATCTGGTGCTGAGGCAGCTCTACTCCAGGACCCAGCTGCAGACCACCTTCGGGGTGATAAACCTGGCCCTGGTGGACGGCCGTCCGGTGGAGCTGAACCTGAAGGGGCTCCTTCAGATATTCATCGACCACCGGCGGATGGTGGTCCGTCGGAGGACCCAGTATCGGCTCCGGAAGGCGGAGGAGCGGGCCCACATACTGGAGGGGCTCGTGAAGGCCCTGGACATGATAGACATGGTGATCGCCCTCATAAGGTCCTCGGAGGACCCATTGGTGGCCAAGGGCAGGCTGGTGGAGGAGTTGGGCTTCACTGAGGCCCAGGCCCAGGCCATACTGGACATGAGGCTCCAGCGGCTCACCAGCCTGGAGAAGCACAAGCTCCAGGAGGAGCTGGCGGAGCTCATGGCCCAGATAGCCCGCTACCGGCTCATCCTGGGGGATCCCGCCGAGCTGGACTCGGTGGTCCGGGAGGAGCTGTTGGAGGTGAAGCGCGCCTACGGGGACGAGCGGCGGACCGTCATCGAGGACTCGGTGGACGACGTGTCGTACGAGGACCTGATCCCCGAGACCGAGGTGGTGGTGGCCATGACCCGGGACGGGTTCATCCGCCGGATGCCACTCCAGGACTACCGCTGCCAGGCCCGGGGAGGCAAGGGGGTTAAGGGGGCGGCGGTGAAGGGGGAGGACGAGGTCTCCCTGGTGGCGGTGACCACCACCCACCGGAGCCTGTACCTGTTCACCGACCGGGGCAGGGTCTTCTCCCTCAAGTGTCTAGCCATACCGGAGCCAAAGAGCGGCCGGGGCAAGCACGTTAGCACCTTCATCTCCCTGGACGAGGGGGAGTCGGTTGTCACCTTCCGGGACAGCGCATTGGAAGGGGCCCGGTTCGTTTTCCTGGTTACCAAGATGGGGCTGGCCAAGCGGCTGCCGGTGGGGGAGCTGGAGGGCATAACCCGGGCGGGTCGCCGGATCCTGGGGCTTGAGGAGGACGATACCATAGCCCGGGTGCGGTTCACCGGCGGGGAGGACCAGTTGCTGCTCACCACCGCCAAGGGGCAGACCCTGCGGGTGAGCGAGACCGAGTTCCGTCCCCAGGGCAGGGCCGCCAAGGGGGTCCGGGGGATCAAGCTGGACCCGGACGACCTGGTGGTGGGCTGCGACGTGATAATGCCCGGCCGGCAGGTGCTGTTCATAAGCCAGCTGGGGATGGGCAAGAGGACCCGGTATGAGGAGTTCACGGTCCATCACCGGGGCGGCATGGGGGTCCGGGCCATGAGGCTTGGGGAGCGAACTGGCCACCTGGTGGGTGCCTGGGGCGTGGCGGACGACGACGAGATAATGGTGATCACCTCCAGGGGCCGGGTGGTACGCTTCTCCGCCCGGGACGTGTCCTCCCTTAGCCGTTCCGCCATGGGGCTCACCCTTGTGAGGCTAGACGAGGGGGATCAGGTGGCGGACGTGACGGTGATCCGCTGCTCCATGGAGGAAGGGGAATGA
- the sdaAA gene encoding L-serine ammonia-lyase, iron-sulfur-dependent, subunit alpha — translation MRSFESILERCRSLPLPEAILSMEEEERGLPRDVIAGRMLDRLREMKSSVLSVEQRPPRGRLVGGEGEALEAYRRSQGALSGDLVATACSMAMKVAVGNAAMRRIVACPTAGSCGIVPGVLGAYSRLNDPSEEELLKALIVAGAVGSVIAQRATLAGAEGGCQAECGAAAAMAAAALTYLRGGDPEAVFHSSALVLQSIMGLVCDPIAGLVEVPCVLRNGTMVGMAVLCSDLAMAGIRSTVPPDEVVDAMDSVGLALPSALRETSEGGLAATPTGQRIARQLLSEAPRLD, via the coding sequence ATGAGATCCTTCGAGTCCATACTGGAACGTTGCAGGAGCCTGCCCCTGCCGGAGGCCATCCTCTCCATGGAGGAGGAGGAGAGGGGGCTTCCCAGGGACGTGATAGCCGGCCGGATGCTGGACCGGCTCCGGGAGATGAAGTCCTCGGTCCTGTCGGTGGAGCAGCGCCCCCCCCGGGGGCGGCTGGTGGGGGGAGAGGGGGAGGCCCTGGAGGCCTACCGGAGGTCCCAGGGGGCCCTCTCGGGGGACCTGGTGGCCACCGCCTGCTCCATGGCCATGAAGGTGGCGGTGGGGAACGCCGCCATGAGGCGCATCGTGGCATGCCCCACCGCGGGCAGCTGCGGCATAGTGCCCGGGGTCCTTGGGGCCTACTCCAGGCTCAACGACCCATCGGAGGAGGAGCTGCTCAAGGCCCTCATCGTGGCGGGGGCAGTGGGGTCCGTCATCGCCCAGAGGGCCACCCTGGCGGGGGCCGAGGGGGGATGCCAGGCGGAGTGCGGCGCCGCCGCCGCCATGGCCGCCGCGGCCCTCACGTACCTGAGGGGGGGAGATCCGGAGGCGGTCTTCCACTCCTCCGCCCTGGTCCTCCAGTCAATCATGGGGTTGGTGTGCGATCCCATAGCGGGGCTGGTGGAGGTCCCCTGCGTGCTCAGGAACGGCACCATGGTGGGCATGGCGGTGCTCTGTTCCGACCTGGCCATGGCGGGGATCAGGTCCACCGTGCCCCCCGACGAGGTGGTGGACGCCATGGACAGCGTTGGCCTGGCCCTGCCCTCCGCCCTGAGGGAGACCTCCGAGGGGGGACTCGCCGCCACCCCTACGGGCCAGCGGATAGCCCGGCAACTCCTGTCCGAGGCCCCCAGGCTGGATTAG
- a CDS encoding LysM peptidoglycan-binding domain-containing protein, translated as MAIPHRRHHGAPKLEGLPGASGAKAVLEGYQRVEAIAALVESVIIWRAQWLVRCGDMLEAEEILFRLIYKEGSTNPQAMDLLARIYFHKGQDQKAVELWRRAAELQPGNFALKRTLSLAKSIEEGKRSVILAAYRMGLAVKSLMAVGGVAVLLVALSLGAKGIERWLRGPEPTPLEAHYYYDISKLSEPVKGTYTLGFTRVRQGTSASRGRVEVLVEQDGDSVRAYGKVPSLLTRYQVEMALYAMEGIKNVDLRGLQVERSYTVQRGDSLWLISRRLYGEGQAWTVLSRHNGLSDPSRLKVGQVLNLPLGDEELVPDR; from the coding sequence ATGGCGATCCCGCATAGGCGGCATCACGGGGCCCCGAAGCTGGAGGGGCTTCCCGGTGCCTCGGGGGCCAAGGCGGTCCTGGAGGGCTACCAGAGGGTGGAGGCCATAGCGGCCCTGGTGGAGTCGGTGATCATCTGGCGGGCCCAGTGGCTGGTCCGGTGCGGCGACATGCTCGAGGCGGAGGAGATCCTGTTCCGGCTCATATACAAGGAGGGCTCCACGAACCCCCAGGCCATGGACCTCTTGGCCCGGATATACTTCCACAAGGGGCAGGACCAGAAGGCGGTGGAGCTGTGGCGCCGGGCGGCGGAACTGCAGCCGGGCAACTTCGCCCTCAAGCGGACCCTGTCGCTGGCCAAGAGCATAGAGGAGGGCAAGAGGTCCGTCATCCTGGCGGCCTACCGGATGGGGCTGGCGGTGAAGTCCCTCATGGCCGTCGGCGGGGTGGCGGTGCTGCTGGTGGCCCTTTCCCTGGGGGCCAAGGGGATCGAGCGGTGGCTCCGGGGTCCGGAACCGACCCCCCTGGAGGCCCACTACTACTACGACATCTCCAAGCTCTCCGAGCCTGTCAAGGGAACCTACACCCTGGGCTTCACCCGGGTGAGGCAGGGCACATCAGCCTCCCGGGGCAGGGTGGAGGTCCTGGTGGAGCAGGATGGGGACTCCGTACGGGCCTACGGCAAGGTGCCAAGCCTCCTCACCCGCTATCAGGTGGAGATGGCCCTCTACGCCATGGAGGGGATCAAGAACGTGGACCTGAGGGGGCTCCAGGTGGAGCGGAGCTACACTGTCCAGCGGGGAGACAGCCTGTGGCTCATCTCCCGCCGGCTCTACGGGGAGGGGCAGGCCTGGACGGTGCTGTCCCGGCACAACGGCCTGTCCGATCCGTCTCGGCTGAAGGTGGGGCAGGTGCTCAACCTTCCCCTGGGGGACGAGGAACTGGTGCCGGACCGCTGA
- a CDS encoding CHASE4 domain-containing protein: MREVRFKVPLMFTLLFLALSGILYLSLLARADRVLYQLELSNGIKGGEAVRNFLDHQARQLDLLCLDWASWDQMYHFVEGRMESFERQILSYESLENAEVSHGALFRRDLTVVWHGKPEGRIRSVVPCAPEELTKLRETVIRAERYGYARGLTVMSDRILMVSARQVKDTAMGLPYNGWLVLARPLASAGELRRVLPSLVDVRPSQVAMEPKVVTVPVSPSVMETRVPLMDITGRWSMEARLRVDRWIAMGLRELMGMVLVGIAMLGVSLGTAIFLWHRTSISQPLEEMRRRISRMISEGGLRPLEAPSEELESVVGLANLLIRHCTTMERRLIGENRRIREILDGMDLLVALCTTSGDVTFANRAMRDLFDSLEPLVGRKIWEIGDVEDRERIRDRFLATAEGAPQLIRVHLREKRTSMVMNMSHVHRVGGDGEVLVLCRRSSAHIPPGIFA; this comes from the coding sequence ATGAGGGAGGTGCGCTTCAAGGTCCCCCTCATGTTCACCCTTCTCTTCCTGGCCCTGTCGGGGATTCTGTACCTTTCACTGTTGGCCCGGGCGGACCGGGTCCTCTACCAGCTCGAGCTGTCCAACGGGATCAAGGGGGGCGAGGCGGTCAGGAACTTCCTGGACCACCAGGCCCGGCAGCTGGACCTCCTCTGTCTGGACTGGGCCAGCTGGGATCAGATGTACCACTTCGTTGAGGGGCGGATGGAGTCCTTCGAGAGGCAGATCCTGAGCTACGAGAGCCTGGAGAACGCGGAGGTCTCCCACGGGGCGTTGTTCCGCAGGGACCTCACGGTGGTCTGGCACGGGAAGCCCGAGGGGAGGATCAGGTCCGTGGTGCCCTGCGCCCCGGAGGAGCTCACCAAGCTGCGGGAGACGGTGATCCGGGCGGAGAGGTACGGGTACGCCCGGGGGCTCACGGTCATGTCGGACCGGATACTGATGGTATCCGCCAGGCAGGTCAAGGACACCGCCATGGGGCTCCCGTACAATGGATGGCTTGTCCTGGCCAGGCCCCTGGCCTCCGCCGGGGAGCTCCGGAGGGTGTTGCCCAGCCTGGTTGACGTCCGTCCCTCCCAGGTGGCCATGGAGCCCAAGGTGGTCACCGTGCCGGTGAGCCCCTCGGTGATGGAGACCCGGGTCCCCCTGATGGACATAACCGGCCGCTGGTCCATGGAGGCCCGGCTCCGGGTGGATCGGTGGATCGCCATGGGGCTTCGGGAGCTCATGGGGATGGTGCTGGTGGGGATCGCCATGCTGGGGGTGAGCCTAGGCACCGCCATATTCCTATGGCACAGGACCAGCATATCCCAGCCGTTGGAGGAGATGCGGCGCCGGATATCCCGAATGATCTCCGAGGGGGGCTTGAGGCCCCTGGAGGCTCCATCGGAGGAGCTGGAGTCGGTGGTGGGGCTCGCCAACCTGCTGATAAGGCACTGCACCACCATGGAGCGGCGGCTCATAGGGGAGAACCGGCGGATCCGGGAGATCCTGGACGGGATGGACCTGTTGGTGGCCCTTTGCACCACCTCCGGGGACGTGACCTTCGCCAACCGGGCCATGAGGGACCTCTTCGACTCCCTGGAGCCCCTGGTGGGCCGGAAGATATGGGAGATCGGGGACGTGGAGGACCGGGAGAGGATCAGGGACCGGTTCCTGGCCACCGCCGAGGGGGCCCCTCAGCTGATAAGGGTCCACCTGAGGGAGAAGCGCACGTCCATGGTGATGAACATGTCCCACGTTCACCGGGTGGGAGGCGACGGGGAGGTGCTGGTCCTATGCAGGAGGTCCAGCGCTCACATCCCCCCCGGCATCTTCGCCTGA
- a CDS encoding phosphatidylserine decarboxylase: protein MINRHGLPSIGAVLFMMAGAWFISRPVSLALALPLGFLFWFYRDPERRPPEDPSVWVSPADGKVVEIQPIDDPVVGRCCKVGIFMSPLDVHVNRMPFQGEVFHLRYVPGRKWLAFEPKASENNERLYVGIRTPHGDAMLVQIAGLLARRIVAWAPVGSRFARGERYGMIKLGSKVDLYLPASVEPVVSLGQRVRAGETPVGVVKS from the coding sequence ATGATAAACCGGCACGGACTTCCGTCCATAGGGGCGGTGCTGTTCATGATGGCCGGCGCCTGGTTCATCTCCAGGCCCGTCTCCCTGGCGCTCGCGTTGCCGTTGGGGTTCCTCTTCTGGTTCTACCGGGACCCGGAGAGACGCCCCCCGGAGGATCCCTCCGTCTGGGTCAGCCCAGCGGACGGCAAGGTGGTGGAGATCCAGCCGATAGATGACCCGGTGGTGGGCCGGTGCTGCAAGGTGGGGATCTTCATGAGCCCCCTGGACGTGCACGTGAACCGGATGCCCTTCCAGGGGGAGGTGTTCCACCTCCGCTACGTGCCGGGCCGCAAGTGGCTGGCCTTCGAGCCCAAGGCGTCGGAGAACAACGAGCGGCTCTACGTGGGGATAAGGACCCCCCACGGGGACGCCATGCTGGTCCAGATAGCGGGGCTGCTTGCCCGGCGCATCGTGGCCTGGGCCCCGGTGGGCTCCAGGTTCGCCCGGGGGGAGCGGTATGGTATGATCAAGTTGGGGAGCAAGGTGGACCTTTACCTTCCTGCCTCGGTGGAGCCGGTGGTGAGTCTGGGGCAGAGGGTGAGGGCCGGAGAGACCCCGGTGGGAGTGGTGAAGAGTTGA
- the arcC gene encoding carbamate kinase produces the protein MAATKVVVALGGNALQEAGTPPTAEAQLEVVKKTATYLAEISKRGYEMAVVHGNGPQVGRIVLSQEIAAQANPETPAMPFDVCGAMSQGYIGYQIQQALRDALRNRNLNIPVVTLVTQVVVDANDPAFKNPTKPIGPFYTEEEAKKLMAEKGYVMKEDAGRGWRRVVASPEPKKITEISAVKRLWDTTIVVTAGGGGIPVVENMDGSLSGVAAVIDKDLAAEKLAEEIEADILLILTEVDKVCINFKKPNQQELSHMTVAEAIKYMEEGHFAPGSMLPKVMAAVKFARTFPGKKAIITSLYKAVDALEGREGTVVTMA, from the coding sequence ATGGCCGCCACCAAGGTCGTAGTAGCGCTGGGGGGCAACGCCCTCCAGGAGGCTGGGACCCCGCCCACCGCGGAGGCCCAGCTGGAAGTGGTGAAGAAGACCGCCACCTACCTGGCGGAGATAAGCAAGAGGGGTTACGAGATGGCGGTTGTGCACGGCAACGGGCCCCAGGTGGGCAGGATCGTCCTGAGCCAGGAGATCGCCGCCCAGGCCAACCCTGAGACCCCCGCCATGCCCTTCGACGTGTGCGGCGCCATGAGCCAGGGCTACATCGGCTACCAGATCCAGCAGGCCCTGAGGGACGCCCTCCGGAACCGGAACCTGAACATCCCGGTGGTGACCCTGGTCACCCAGGTGGTGGTGGACGCCAACGACCCGGCCTTCAAGAACCCCACCAAGCCCATCGGCCCCTTCTACACCGAGGAGGAGGCCAAGAAGCTCATGGCCGAGAAGGGCTACGTGATGAAGGAGGACGCGGGCCGCGGCTGGCGCCGGGTGGTGGCCTCCCCGGAGCCCAAGAAGATCACTGAGATCTCCGCGGTCAAGCGCCTGTGGGACACCACCATAGTGGTCACCGCCGGCGGCGGCGGCATCCCGGTGGTGGAGAACATGGACGGCTCCCTCTCCGGGGTCGCGGCGGTCATCGACAAGGACCTGGCGGCGGAGAAGCTGGCGGAGGAGATCGAGGCGGACATCCTCCTCATCCTCACCGAGGTCGACAAGGTCTGCATAAACTTCAAGAAGCCCAACCAGCAGGAACTCTCCCACATGACCGTGGCGGAGGCCATAAAGTACATGGAAGAGGGCCACTTCGCCCCCGGGAGCATGCTCCCCAAGGTGATGGCGGCGGTAAAGTTCGCCAGGACCTTCCCGGGCAAGAAGGCCATCATCACCTCCCTCTACAAGGCGGTGGACGCCCTGGAGGGCCGGGAGGGCACCGTGGTAACCATGGCCTAA
- the sfsA gene encoding DNA/RNA nuclease SfsA codes for MNQPMSPTDPDPITGTFVRRLNRFVALVQPSGSEPVQAHLPNPGRLLELLFPGQRVMLLPSGGSKPYRIYGTFRYGDFVYLDTVAMNRVAEDLIRRELIAPLQGMTVKGREVRSQDSRFDLLLGGPQGDMLLEVKTCTLFTRDTAFFPDAPSERAARHARHLSHLTGQVRTGILFLVQSPSPTRFLPDWHTDPDFARALLDAREAGVSTMAVGIHLDHRLELLQEPRELAIPLEGVRPHLADRGAFLAMMAHGGQQGLQEGEELTVHVSPHGDLLSRRMGAFSRWAQRTSKADPAGPNLVRIFPVRSADPVTDRLAEGLAALGGREVAGGPTLGRDFKVSLGPGTPREIFELVLEVRAGIDI; via the coding sequence ATGAACCAGCCCATGAGCCCAACCGACCCGGACCCCATAACCGGCACCTTTGTAAGGCGCCTCAACCGCTTCGTGGCCCTAGTTCAACCGTCGGGATCGGAACCGGTCCAGGCCCACCTCCCAAACCCGGGGCGGCTACTGGAGCTGCTCTTCCCAGGACAGAGGGTCATGCTACTCCCATCCGGGGGATCCAAACCCTACCGCATATACGGCACCTTCAGGTACGGGGACTTCGTCTACCTGGACACGGTGGCCATGAACCGGGTGGCGGAGGACCTGATCCGACGGGAACTGATAGCCCCCCTCCAGGGGATGACCGTCAAGGGCCGGGAGGTCAGGTCCCAGGACTCCAGGTTCGACCTCCTGCTGGGGGGACCCCAAGGGGATATGCTCCTGGAGGTAAAGACCTGCACCCTGTTCACCCGGGACACCGCCTTCTTCCCCGACGCCCCCTCCGAGAGGGCCGCCAGACACGCGAGACACCTCTCCCACCTCACCGGACAGGTCAGGACCGGCATCCTCTTCCTGGTCCAGTCCCCATCCCCCACCCGCTTCCTGCCCGACTGGCACACGGACCCGGACTTCGCCCGGGCGCTGCTGGACGCACGGGAGGCGGGGGTATCGACGATGGCGGTGGGGATCCACCTGGACCACCGGCTGGAGCTCCTCCAGGAGCCAAGGGAGCTGGCGATCCCCCTGGAGGGGGTGCGCCCACACCTGGCGGATCGGGGGGCATTCCTGGCCATGATGGCCCACGGGGGCCAGCAGGGGCTCCAGGAGGGCGAGGAGCTAACGGTGCACGTCTCCCCCCACGGGGACCTGCTGTCCCGGCGGATGGGGGCCTTCTCCAGGTGGGCTCAGAGGACGTCCAAGGCAGACCCCGCGGGCCCCAATCTCGTCCGGATCTTCCCGGTGAGGAGCGCCGATCCGGTGACGGACCGCCTGGCGGAGGGGCTAGCCGCCCTTGGGGGCCGGGAGGTTGCGGGGGGCCCCACCCTGGGCAGGGACTTCAAGGTCTCCCTGGGACCCGGGACACCAAGGGAGATCTTCGAACTGGTGCTGGAGGTCCGGGCGGGGATAGATATTTAA
- a CDS encoding nitroreductase family protein, with product MIDVNDMIRTILSRRSIRRFRPGEVGEEVISLLLQCACAAPSAANSRPWHFIVVTDRQVLDRMADAHPYGKMLFQAQLAIVVCGDPTKNDYAARYWEEDCSAAMQNILLGATALGLGSVWLGVKHSPEREAAMRMILSVPDHIAIMGIAAIGHPDEEKEPHRGIDEGVVHRDRW from the coding sequence ATGATTGACGTGAACGATATGATCCGAACCATACTTTCTAGGAGGAGCATAAGGCGCTTCAGGCCCGGGGAGGTGGGGGAGGAGGTTATCAGCCTCCTGTTGCAGTGCGCCTGCGCGGCCCCCAGCGCCGCCAACTCCAGGCCCTGGCACTTCATCGTGGTCACCGACCGGCAGGTGCTGGACCGGATGGCGGACGCTCACCCCTACGGCAAGATGCTCTTCCAGGCCCAGCTGGCCATCGTGGTCTGCGGGGATCCCACGAAGAACGACTACGCCGCCAGGTACTGGGAGGAGGACTGCTCCGCCGCCATGCAGAACATCCTTCTGGGGGCCACCGCCCTTGGGCTGGGGTCCGTGTGGCTGGGGGTCAAGCACTCCCCGGAGAGGGAGGCGGCCATGAGGATGATCCTCTCCGTGCCGGACCACATCGCCATAATGGGCATAGCCGCCATAGGGCATCCAGACGAGGAGAAGGAGCCCCATAGGGGAATAGATGAAGGGGTGGTTCACCGGGACCGCTGGTGA
- a CDS encoding Lrp/AsnC family transcriptional regulator — protein sequence MQVEKCLDEVGRKILRALQEDARISYSELGRKVGLSSPAIAERIRRMENAGIIKGYKAVVSYEKLGFPITAFIRIAIPASRIHEADQIAERIPEVLECHHVTGTDGIILKVVVSSVGHLEEVVNQMGFYGQTTTSVVLSSPITGRVVEPASSDREDD from the coding sequence ATGCAGGTTGAAAAGTGCCTTGACGAGGTTGGGCGCAAGATACTGAGGGCTCTTCAGGAGGACGCCAGGATATCCTACAGCGAGCTGGGCCGCAAGGTGGGGCTCTCGTCCCCTGCCATAGCGGAGCGGATAAGGCGGATGGAGAACGCGGGGATAATAAAGGGCTACAAGGCGGTGGTGAGCTACGAGAAGCTGGGCTTCCCCATCACCGCATTCATAAGGATAGCCATCCCCGCCAGCCGGATCCACGAGGCGGACCAGATCGCTGAGAGGATCCCGGAGGTGTTGGAGTGCCACCACGTGACCGGCACTGACGGGATCATCCTGAAGGTGGTGGTGTCCTCGGTGGGTCACCTGGAGGAGGTTGTCAACCAGATGGGCTTCTACGGTCAGACCACCACTTCGGTGGTGCTCTCGTCCCCAATAACCGGCCGGGTGGTGGAGCCCGCTTCGTCCGACAGGGAGGATGATTGA
- a CDS encoding response regulator, with protein sequence MALRFLVADDDVSSGRLFRIYLEDMGEVVLAEDGQEALRLFEEALDLGNPFDGVVLDMLMPRADGAEVLEGIRTLESSRGLKPVPVVVISALDQEEVEEAMARDPMVAMVQKPVLKGLMSG encoded by the coding sequence ATGGCCTTGCGTTTCCTGGTGGCGGATGATGACGTCAGCAGCGGCCGGCTGTTCAGGATATACCTGGAGGATATGGGGGAAGTGGTCCTGGCGGAGGATGGCCAGGAGGCGCTGAGGCTCTTCGAGGAGGCGCTGGATCTGGGCAATCCCTTCGACGGGGTGGTGCTTGACATGCTGATGCCCCGGGCGGACGGGGCGGAGGTGCTGGAGGGGATCCGGACCCTGGAATCCTCCCGGGGGCTAAAGCCCGTGCCGGTGGTGGTGATCAGCGCCCTGGACCAGGAGGAGGTGGAGGAGGCCATGGCGAGGGACCCCATGGTGGCCATGGTTCAGAAGCCGGTCCTCAAGGGGCTCATGAGCGGCTAG